A single Prochlorococcus marinus XMU1410 DNA region contains:
- the purL gene encoding phosphoribosylformylglycinamidine synthase subunit PurL, whose translation MINQKNNDLYDLNEALKVENLTLKDYEEICKRLKRKPNRTELGMFGVMWSEHCCYRNSKPLLSKFPTKGKNVLVGPGENAGVIDVGNNQKLVFKIESHNHPSAIEPFQGAATGVGGILRDIFTMGARPIAVLNSLRFGNLDKSSNVDLLRGVVSGISHYGNCVGVPTVGGEIDFDDSYSGNPLVNVMALGLLETEEIVCSGAKNVGSPVLYVGNTTGRDGVGGASFASSELTTTSLDDRPAVQVGDPFVEKSLIEACLDAFKTGDVIAAQDMGAAGLTCSSAEMAANGNLGISIDLDLVPSREDDMSSYQYLLSESQERMLFVVKEEKIIDLIEKFNKWGLYASVIGEVIGTNEVIISHKGKIVAQIPTSALSDDTPVNFHNVISNPPDNLLNKWEWKENDLPEIYEQKIFSLKENKNFSFSEIILKLLSNPSIASKRWIYKQYDSQVQANTVFKPGKSDAAVVRLREQNKKNKSKVFSGIAASVDCNSRWVALDPFRGSIAAVAESARNVSCVGAEPVAITNNLNFSSPENEIGYWQLSSSCIGISEACKALETPVTGGNVSLYNESKNKDNLITPINPTPVIGMVGKLDNVDKAISSEWKNIEDQIWLIGSSKSEIKIAASSYLEYFHGEITGRPPKIDLLDEKFCQSFLRNAILNSLIVSSHDISDGGLAIALAESCILSEMGATIELEKDLNRVDNLLFAEGGSRIIFSISKRKQNEWFNYLRQNQINFPSSVYVKKIGYVSSDTLKIKINEKNICNIRVEELAEKFNNSISDYF comes from the coding sequence ATGATAAATCAAAAAAATAATGATCTATATGATCTTAATGAAGCTCTAAAAGTTGAAAATTTAACACTTAAAGATTATGAAGAAATTTGCAAAAGATTAAAGAGAAAACCTAACAGAACGGAATTAGGCATGTTTGGCGTTATGTGGTCTGAACATTGTTGTTATAGAAATTCAAAACCTTTACTATCTAAGTTTCCCACTAAAGGTAAAAATGTTTTAGTTGGACCTGGAGAAAATGCTGGCGTTATTGATGTTGGAAATAATCAAAAACTTGTTTTTAAAATAGAAAGTCATAATCATCCTTCTGCTATTGAACCTTTTCAAGGCGCAGCAACAGGTGTAGGCGGAATTTTAAGAGATATATTCACAATGGGCGCTAGGCCAATCGCAGTTTTGAATTCATTGAGATTCGGTAACCTTGATAAATCATCAAATGTTGATTTACTACGAGGAGTTGTATCTGGTATTTCACATTATGGGAATTGCGTAGGAGTGCCGACTGTTGGAGGTGAAATTGACTTCGATGATAGTTACTCTGGAAATCCTTTAGTGAATGTTATGGCTTTAGGACTTTTAGAGACTGAGGAAATAGTTTGCTCTGGAGCTAAAAATGTAGGATCACCAGTGTTATATGTTGGTAATACAACTGGCAGAGATGGTGTTGGTGGCGCTAGTTTTGCTAGTTCAGAATTAACTACAACCTCATTGGATGATAGACCTGCTGTTCAGGTAGGTGATCCATTTGTTGAGAAAAGTCTTATTGAAGCTTGTTTGGATGCTTTTAAGACAGGGGATGTAATTGCAGCTCAAGATATGGGTGCTGCAGGTTTAACATGCAGTAGCGCAGAAATGGCCGCAAATGGAAATTTAGGGATATCTATCGATTTAGATTTGGTCCCTTCTAGAGAAGATGATATGTCCTCATACCAGTATTTATTATCTGAATCGCAAGAAAGAATGTTGTTTGTCGTTAAAGAAGAAAAAATTATTGATCTTATTGAAAAATTTAATAAATGGGGATTATATGCCAGTGTTATTGGTGAAGTGATAGGAACTAATGAAGTAATTATTTCTCATAAAGGTAAAATCGTGGCCCAAATACCTACTTCTGCCTTATCTGATGATACTCCTGTCAATTTTCACAATGTGATTAGTAACCCACCCGATAATCTTTTAAATAAATGGGAATGGAAAGAAAATGATTTACCAGAAATTTATGAGCAAAAAATATTTTCATTGAAGGAAAATAAAAATTTTTCTTTTTCAGAAATCATTTTAAAACTACTCTCTAATCCATCAATAGCTTCTAAACGATGGATTTATAAACAATATGACTCTCAAGTTCAGGCAAATACAGTTTTTAAACCTGGAAAATCAGATGCAGCCGTAGTAAGACTAAGGGAACAAAATAAAAAAAATAAAAGCAAAGTATTTTCTGGTATCGCTGCTTCAGTTGATTGTAATAGTAGATGGGTTGCGCTTGATCCTTTTAGAGGATCTATCGCTGCCGTCGCAGAGTCCGCTAGAAATGTTAGTTGTGTTGGTGCTGAACCAGTAGCAATTACAAATAATTTAAATTTTTCTTCCCCTGAGAATGAAATAGGATATTGGCAACTCTCATCTTCATGTATTGGAATTTCTGAAGCCTGTAAAGCTTTAGAAACTCCTGTTACAGGAGGTAATGTTTCTTTATATAATGAATCTAAAAATAAAGATAATCTAATTACTCCTATTAATCCTACTCCTGTTATTGGAATGGTTGGAAAGTTAGATAATGTCGACAAAGCTATAAGTAGTGAATGGAAAAATATTGAAGATCAAATTTGGTTAATTGGTTCTTCTAAATCAGAAATAAAAATTGCAGCTAGTTCTTATCTGGAATATTTTCATGGAGAAATTACAGGTCGGCCTCCAAAAATAGATTTGTTGGATGAGAAGTTTTGCCAGAGTTTTTTAAGAAATGCTATTTTAAACAGTCTTATAGTTTCTTCTCACGATATAAGCGACGGAGGTTTGGCTATAGCTTTAGCAGAGTCTTGTATTTTGTCCGAAATGGGTGCAACTATAGAATTAGAGAAAGATTTAAATAGAGTTGATAATTTATTGTTTGCCGAAGGCGGGTCAAGAATTATTTTTTCAATTAGTAAAAGGAAACAAAATGAATGGTTTAATTATTTAAGACAAAATCAAATAAATTTCCCATCAAGTGTTTATGTAAAAAAAATAGGATACGTATCTAGTGACACGCTGAAGATAAAAATCAACGAAAAAAATATTTGCAATATTAGGGTTGAGGAATTA